Proteins encoded in a region of the Limnothrix sp. FACHB-406 genome:
- a CDS encoding ABC transporter permease subunit, producing MRVILANIVAIYQRELQSYFVSPLAYGVASIFWLIAGIFFVAVLLGPAGIIAQSAMRDMQGQQMGIPVPPIDVPYEFLKIYLGSLGSLSLFILPILSMSLYTEERKRGTIELLATSPITNWAVALGKLLGVLTFFASILAPILLLELIVLAASNPPISPWVAVSGHLGLLLMGGGVLSLGMFLSSLTASTVLAAMMTFALNLSLWIIDLLANAIGGDVGQAIGHLSLLKHYEAAVRGVPETGSVILFLSYILLGIFLTAQSVETFRFQRS from the coding sequence TTGCGAGTGATTTTGGCCAATATTGTGGCCATCTATCAACGGGAATTACAGAGTTATTTTGTCTCTCCCTTAGCCTATGGAGTGGCTAGTATTTTTTGGTTAATTGCAGGCATCTTCTTTGTGGCGGTGCTGCTGGGGCCGGCGGGCATCATTGCCCAATCGGCCATGCGCGATATGCAGGGCCAGCAAATGGGCATTCCTGTGCCGCCGATCGATGTTCCCTATGAATTTCTGAAAATTTATTTGGGGAGTTTGGGGTCACTATCCCTTTTCATTCTGCCGATTTTGTCCATGAGTCTCTATACCGAAGAGCGCAAACGCGGCACGATCGAGCTATTAGCCACATCACCAATTACGAACTGGGCCGTAGCCCTGGGCAAGCTCTTGGGGGTGCTGACCTTTTTTGCCAGCATTTTGGCTCCGATTCTGTTGCTGGAATTGATTGTTTTGGCGGCCTCTAATCCACCCATTTCTCCTTGGGTGGCAGTATCAGGACACCTGGGGCTGTTGCTGATGGGGGGTGGCGTTTTGTCTCTGGGAATGTTCCTGTCATCCCTGACGGCTAGCACGGTTTTGGCGGCGATGATGACCTTTGCCCTCAATCTTTCCCTCTGGATTATTGATCTATTGGCTAATGCGATCGGGGGTGATGTGGGTCAGGCGATCGGGCATTTATCTTTGCTGAAACATTACGAAGCGGCGGTGCGTGGTGTGCCCGAAACAGGCAGTGTAATTTTGTTTTTGAGCTATATCCTACTCGGCATTTTCTTGACGGCTCAATCGGTGGAAACCTTCCGTTTTCAGCGCTCTTAG